TCGCCAACATGCACAACGCCGGCTCCGGCGACGAGGCGAACAACGCCCTGCTCCTGCGTCGCCTGGCCAACGTACCCGACGACCGCCGCGGTGCTCGATTCGTCTGCGTCTTGGCACTCGCCGACGCGACGGGTCGCATCCTGATGACGGCCGAGGGCGACGTTCGAGGAACTATCCTTCGCGAACCACGCGGCAGCAACGGCTTCGGCTACGACCCACTCTTTTTCGTGCCGTCGCTCCGCAAGACGACGGCCGAGCTCTCGCCCGAAGACAAGGCCGCCATCAGCCATCGCGGGCAGGCGTCGCGGCGGCTTCGCGACCTGCTGTCGCGTCATCCGCTGGCGGTTTGAAGTGGACGTTCGTGCAGAAGTGCGTCATGCCCAGACGACGCGCGTTCCGCACCGTCGGCCCGTCGCCGTCGCCCTCCGTCACCGCAAAGTCACAGCCCGCCGCCTTGGCCGCGTGAAGTCGCGCGAGGAATAGATCGCGATGCAATCCACGCCGACGAAACCCTGGCCGAACGCCGCCGCCGAACAGCATCGCCGGCCACGGCTTGCCCGGAACCTGCGCTGGAATCAGGAGGCACCCGATGCCCGCCATCTCATCGTCGACGTAGGCCGCGAAGACCTGGTTGCCCCGACGCGTCCGCGCGTGTCGCCACTCCTCGCGCTCGATGTCCGAAACGACGTGTCCATCGTCGGAGTTGAAGCCCTGCTCCATCACCGTGATCGACTCGTCCAGCGCATCAGGGTCCGACAGGTCGACCTCGCGAACGTCGGACACGACCGCCGGCCAGTCCGCGTGCAAGTCGGCTGACATGTTGATCTCGACGCTGTGCACGGCCAGGCCGACTCGAGCGACTTCCCGCGCCGTCGACTCGTGGGCCGCGTCGCAGACGACGATCTCTGGTGACGCCGGTTCCTCCGAGTAGAACTGCAGGAGCTTCTGCAGGTCGTCGCCTGTCACGGGCCGATCGATGCCGAGGCCGACGCACTGGTTCACCCACCAGCCGTCGCGGCCCCGCCCCGCCATTGCACCGGCGATCTCGATCGACGTCGGCGCGACGTCCCGCAGGCTCACCTTGTGCATGGCGATCCACGCTTCGAGTCGCTCCCGGTAGTCCGCCGCCGCGTCCACGCAAGACGCTATCGCCCTCTAACGTCGTGGCGTGGCAGAAGCGCTCAAGATCGGCCTGACGCAGATGGCGTGCGGTGACGACATCGGCGCGAATGTCGACGCTCAGATCAAGCTGATCCACGACGCGGCCGACGCCGGGGCGAAGGTCGTCTGCACGCAGGAGTTGTTCGCGAGCAAGTACTTCTGCCAGGGCGAAGACCACCGCTTCTTCGACCTCGCCGAGCCGATTCCCGGCCCGACCACCGAGCGTTTGCAGGCCGTGGCGAAGGAGCGCGAGATCGTCGTCGTCGGCAGCCTCTTCGAGAAGCGAACGGCAGGCCTCTACCACAACACCGCCGTCGTCATCGACGCCGACGGCTCGCTGCTCGGGTCGTATCGGAAGATGCACATCCCCGACGACCCGCACTACTACGAGAAGTTCTACTTCACGACCGGCGACCTTGGCTTCCGCAGCTTCAAAACCCGCTACGCGACCATCGGCGTCCTCATCTGCTGGGATCAGTGGTTCCCGGAGGCCGCGAGACTCACAGCGATGAGCGGGGCCGAGATCCTCTTCTACCCGACCGCCATCGGCTGGCACCCAGCAGAGAAGGCCGAGTTCGGCCAGGCCCAGCACGAGGCGTGGCTGACGATGATGCGCAGCCACGCCATCGCCAACGGCTGCTTCGTCGCCGCCCCGAACCGCATCGGCCACGAACACGTGCTCGACCCCGACGGCCGGCCCTACTCCGAAGCCGGTATCGAGTTCTGGGGCCAAAGCTTCCTCTGCCGCCCCGACGGCCAGGTCGCCGCCGAGGCGTCAGTCAATGAGCCGGGCGCGCTGGTGGTCGACTGCGACCTCTCCCGCGTCGCCTTCAGCCGCACCCACTGGCCCTTCCTGCGAGATCGTCGGATCGATGCGTACAGCGAGATCACACGTCGGCTGATCGATTGACGCTGCTCCTACCTTTGACCGTGGCGGCCTGCGGCACTGGCGAGCATGTGAAGACGCACCGGACCAACGTGCCGCTATCGCTCGAACTCGGCGGCGTGTTGCCGGGGGTGACCATCGCGTACGAGACCTGGGGCACGCTTCGACAGTTCGGTGACGGGCGGACCAACGCCGTCCTGATCTGCCACGCGCTCACGGGCGACTCCCACGTCGCCCGGCACGGCAGCGACGACAAGCCGGGCTGGTGGGACCTCGTCGTCGGGCCGGGGAAGCACCTCGACACCGACGAGCTTTTCGTCATCTGCAGCAACACGCTCGGCGGGTGCAGCGGGACGACCGGGCCTGGAGATGTGAACCCGGCGACGGATCGGCCTTGGGCGGCGAGCTTTCCGGCGATCACGCAGCGCGACGCCGTCGCTGTCCAGCGACGCCTCGTCGACCACCTCGGCATCGATCGCCTCGCGGCCGTCATTGGCGGGTCGATGGGTGGGCAGCAGGCACTGCAGTGGGCGCTCGACTCCGGCGAGTGCGTCGATGCGTGCGTTCTGCTCGCGACCAGTCCGTGCCTCTCCAGCCAGGCGCTCGCCTTCGACATCGTCGGCCGAAACGCCATCCTGCGCGACCCGGCCTTCCATGACGGCGACTACC
This genomic window from Planctomycetota bacterium contains:
- the rdgB gene encoding RdgB/HAM1 family non-canonical purine NTP pyrophosphatase, which produces MSGDLLIATRNVGKAKELAALFDGRCRSLADLPDDGFEPDETGRTFRDNACLKAVGYARHLACPVLADDSGLAVDALGGKPGVHSARFANMHNAGSGDEANNALLLRRLANVPDDRRGARFVCVLALADATGRILMTAEGDVRGTILREPRGSNGFGYDPLFFVPSLRKTTAELSPEDKAAISHRGQASRRLRDLLSRHPLAV
- a CDS encoding GNAT family N-acetyltransferase, whose product is MDAAADYRERLEAWIAMHKVSLRDVAPTSIEIAGAMAGRGRDGWWVNQCVGLGIDRPVTGDDLQKLLQFYSEEPASPEIVVCDAAHESTAREVARVGLAVHSVEINMSADLHADWPAVVSDVREVDLSDPDALDESITVMEQGFNSDDGHVVSDIEREEWRHARTRRGNQVFAAYVDDEMAGIGCLLIPAQVPGKPWPAMLFGGGVRPGFRRRGLHRDLFLARLHAAKAAGCDFAVTEGDGDGPTVRNARRLGMTHFCTNVHFKPPADDATAGREAAATPARDG
- a CDS encoding carbon-nitrogen hydrolase; the encoded protein is MAEALKIGLTQMACGDDIGANVDAQIKLIHDAADAGAKVVCTQELFASKYFCQGEDHRFFDLAEPIPGPTTERLQAVAKEREIVVVGSLFEKRTAGLYHNTAVVIDADGSLLGSYRKMHIPDDPHYYEKFYFTTGDLGFRSFKTRYATIGVLICWDQWFPEAARLTAMSGAEILFYPTAIGWHPAEKAEFGQAQHEAWLTMMRSHAIANGCFVAAPNRIGHEHVLDPDGRPYSEAGIEFWGQSFLCRPDGQVAAEASVNEPGALVVDCDLSRVAFSRTHWPFLRDRRIDAYSEITRRLID